The proteins below come from a single candidate division WOR-3 bacterium genomic window:
- a CDS encoding lytic transglycosylase domain-containing protein produces MFSFLLFCQINIYNQSENALITNLPQTNIEESITNSVIEDYEVFINHYSRLYNIDPFLVKLIIQKESQFNPRAVSRSGAIGLMQLMPETARRLGVKNPFDPAQNIEGGIKFLRSLFDMFNGDLELTLAAYHAGPSLVKRLKRVPPIPETIAYVDYIISRYGGYAPKPVYFVITETGVPLLTNRPK; encoded by the coding sequence ATGTTTTCTTTTCTGTTATTCTGTCAGATAAATATCTATAACCAATCTGAAAATGCCCTTATTACAAACCTGCCACAAACAAACATTGAAGAATCAATAACTAATTCAGTTATAGAAGATTACGAAGTATTCATAAATCATTACTCGCGCCTCTATAATATTGATCCTTTTCTTGTTAAATTAATAATCCAAAAAGAATCACAATTCAATCCCAGGGCAGTTTCAAGGAGTGGGGCAATTGGATTGATGCAATTGATGCCTGAGACTGCCCGTCGCCTCGGAGTAAAAAATCCCTTTGACCCGGCACAGAATATTGAAGGCGGAATAAAGTTTTTACGTTCCTTATTTGATATGTTTAATGGGGATTTAGAACTTACCCTTGCTGCATACCATGCCGGTCCAAGTCTGGTAAAACGACTAAAAAGGGTACCCCCAATCCCGGAAACGATTGCCTATGTTGATTATATAATCTCAAGGTACGGGGGTTACGCACCAAAACCTGTATATTTTGTTATAACCGAAACTGGTGTGCCTCTTTTGACTAACAGACCTAAATAA
- the hutU gene encoding urocanate hydratase, translated as MKKTATLREFSYQPVRAPRGPKLICKSWQQEGALRMLQNNLDPDVAEKPEELIVYGGSGKAARNWECYKKIVESLKSLENDETLLIQSGKPVGIFKTFEYAPRVLIANSLLVPAWANWDYFRKLEMLGLIMYGQMTAGSWIYIGTQGIIQGTYETFAACAKKHFGGTLKGKWVLTGGMGGMSGAQPLAVTMNEGVILDIEVDPKRIERRVKQGFCDMIVYDLDEALKLVFEAVEKKIPRSIGLVGNCADIEPELVKRNIIPDVLTDQTSAHDELNGYVPGGMSLDEALALRSRNPDEYKKRALESIARQMEAMLEMQKRGAIAFDYGNNIRGQAKRAGVEDPFKIPGFVPEYIRPLFCEGKGPFRWAALSGEKEDIYLLDSEVLKMFGDNPSIRRWIELAQKKIPFQGLPARIMWLGYGERDKFGLRINQLVREGKLKAPIVIGRDHLDCGSVASPYRETEGMIDGSDAIADWPILNALLNTASGASWVSVHHGGGVGIGYSIHAGQVLVCDGTGMMDKRIEKVLTNDPGIGVARHYDAGYKEAIEFAKKYKMKIPMEK; from the coding sequence ATGAAGAAGACAGCGACTTTAAGAGAATTTTCTTATCAGCCAGTAAGGGCACCCAGGGGTCCAAAATTGATATGCAAATCCTGGCAACAGGAAGGTGCCTTGAGAATGCTACAGAATAACCTTGACCCCGATGTTGCCGAGAAACCTGAAGAATTGATTGTTTATGGTGGAAGTGGTAAGGCGGCAAGAAATTGGGAATGCTACAAAAAGATTGTAGAATCGCTCAAATCATTGGAAAATGACGAAACCCTACTGATACAATCAGGAAAGCCGGTTGGGATCTTTAAAACATTTGAATATGCACCAAGGGTGTTGATTGCAAATTCTTTATTGGTACCTGCCTGGGCAAACTGGGATTATTTTAGAAAACTGGAGATGCTCGGTCTGATAATGTATGGACAGATGACTGCGGGAAGCTGGATATACATTGGAACCCAGGGGATCATTCAGGGGACCTATGAAACCTTTGCTGCCTGTGCAAAAAAACATTTTGGTGGAACATTAAAAGGCAAATGGGTTTTGACCGGTGGTATGGGTGGAATGAGTGGTGCTCAGCCCCTTGCCGTCACAATGAATGAAGGGGTGATACTTGATATTGAGGTTGACCCCAAAAGGATTGAGCGCAGGGTAAAACAGGGTTTTTGTGATATGATTGTTTATGACCTTGATGAGGCACTGAAACTGGTATTTGAAGCAGTTGAAAAGAAAATTCCACGCTCAATCGGTCTCGTGGGAAATTGTGCAGATATTGAACCAGAACTTGTAAAAAGAAATATCATTCCTGATGTCCTGACTGACCAAACTTCTGCCCATGATGAATTAAATGGATATGTGCCCGGTGGTATGAGTCTTGATGAGGCACTTGCGCTTCGTAGTAGAAATCCTGATGAGTATAAAAAGAGGGCTCTTGAATCAATTGCAAGGCAGATGGAGGCGATGCTGGAAATGCAGAAAAGAGGAGCGATTGCCTTTGATTACGGAAATAATATTCGTGGCCAGGCAAAAAGGGCAGGAGTTGAAGATCCGTTCAAAATTCCCGGATTTGTACCTGAATATATAAGACCACTATTCTGTGAAGGGAAAGGTCCTTTTCGCTGGGCGGCGCTCTCTGGTGAAAAAGAAGATATCTATCTGCTTGATAGTGAAGTATTGAAGATGTTTGGTGATAATCCTTCAATTCGCAGGTGGATTGAACTTGCCCAGAAGAAGATTCCATTCCAGGGATTACCAGCAAGAATCATGTGGCTCGGCTATGGAGAAAGGGATAAATTTGGTCTGAGAATAAATCAACTCGTCCGCGAAGGTAAATTAAAGGCACCGATTGTTATTGGACGGGACCACCTTGATTGTGGTTCGGTTGCTTCACCATATCGGGAGACCGAAGGTATGATTGATGGTTCAGATGCTATCGCAGATTGGCCCATTCTTAATGCGCTTTTGAATACTGCTTCAGGTGCATCGTGGGTTTCGGTTCACCATGGTGGAGGTGTGGGAATTGGTTATTCAATCCATGCCGGACAGGTTTTAGTCTGCGATGGGACAGGAATGATGGATAAAAGGATTGAGAAGGTATTGACCAATGATCCGGGCATTGGTGTGGCAAGACACTACGATGCAGGATATAAAGAGGCGATTGAATTTGCAAAAAAATATAAGATGAAGATACCAATGGAAAAATAA
- a CDS encoding SDR family oxidoreductase: protein MKIDLRNNIILVTGATGGIGSAIVRLLGEYGATIAIHYYSDRKKANQLAREIGNNSKIFFADLAKPEECASLINKVVKEYKRLDAIVNNAGIYESSPISRKILRWLKDWNRTININLTSVAVLCREAVRYFQKIGGGRIINIASRAAFRGEDKDHWAYGAAKGGIVTLSRTIAKEYGKDNIKCFVVAPGFVKTRMIDDYIKKFGVKSIIKNLALNELTTPEDVAPAVLFLASGLMDHATGCTIDINAGSYMR from the coding sequence ATGAAAATAGATCTTAGAAATAATATCATTCTTGTCACCGGTGCAACGGGTGGCATCGGTTCGGCAATAGTAAGATTGCTCGGTGAATATGGTGCGACAATCGCGATTCACTATTATAGTGATAGAAAAAAAGCAAATCAACTTGCCAGAGAGATTGGCAACAATTCAAAAATATTCTTTGCAGACCTTGCAAAACCTGAAGAATGTGCTTCTTTAATTAACAAAGTTGTTAAAGAGTATAAAAGGCTTGATGCCATTGTCAATAATGCCGGGATATATGAATCATCACCAATTAGTAGAAAAATATTAAGATGGTTAAAGGATTGGAATAGGACTATAAATATAAATCTTACATCGGTTGCGGTTTTGTGCAGAGAGGCGGTGAGGTATTTTCAAAAAATTGGTGGTGGCAGGATAATAAATATAGCCTCACGCGCGGCATTTAGGGGTGAAGATAAAGACCACTGGGCTTACGGTGCTGCGAAAGGCGGAATAGTTACATTGAGTAGAACAATTGCCAAAGAATATGGGAAGGATAATATTAAATGTTTTGTTGTTGCCCCGGGTTTTGTAAAGACCCGGATGATAGATGATTACATAAAAAAATTTGGTGTCAAAAGTATTATTAAAAATCTTGCCTTAAATGAGTTGACAACACCAGAAGATGTAGCACCTGCGGTATTGTTCCTTGCAAGTGGATTGATGGACCATGCCACAGGATGTACAATAGATATCAATGCCGGAAGTTATATGAGATAA